In a single window of the Desulfonatronovibrio magnus genome:
- a CDS encoding TRAP transporter small permease: protein MRKFFNFFNRIEEILSSLFLGGMILIIAIQVFNRYVLQSSLSWSEELGRYLFIWAVFIGCSYASLEDRHLAVTVLRNYVRPRIKILIIGLSCLLTIFFCIFCAYYGIKMLSLLNATGQQAQTMDIKIYYAYLSIPVGFILMALRNVQLIWKLFKGTHPVFLKDTDAGTI from the coding sequence ATGCGTAAATTTTTTAATTTTTTTAATCGTATTGAAGAGATTCTATCTTCCCTGTTTCTTGGCGGAATGATTTTGATAATAGCAATACAGGTTTTCAATCGATATGTACTGCAAAGCTCTTTGTCCTGGTCAGAAGAATTGGGGCGGTATCTTTTCATATGGGCGGTATTTATTGGTTGTAGCTATGCGTCCTTAGAAGACAGGCACCTGGCTGTCACGGTATTAAGAAATTACGTAAGGCCTCGAATAAAAATCTTAATTATTGGACTATCATGTTTATTGACTATCTTTTTTTGTATTTTTTGCGCTTATTATGGTATTAAAATGTTGTCTTTGCTAAATGCTACTGGCCAGCAAGCTCAGACCATGGATATTAAAATTTACTATGCTTACCTGTCTATCCCTGTTGGATTCATATTGATGGCTTTACGGAACGTCCAATTGATATGGAAATTATTCAAAGGGACGCATCCTGTTTTTTTAAAAGACACAGACGCTGGAACGATCTAA
- a CDS encoding TRAP transporter large permease, translating to MVSLFIFLLLSLPIGVAIGLSVLIGIWTGNISYAFIIQKLFTSLDNFPILAVPFFIMAGEIMMKGGMAQRLLDLSRCLVGHITGGLAQVTVLTSMFFGALSGSAPATTAAVGGIMIPSMKKEGYDLPFATSVSTAAGCVGVMIPPSVPLIIYGTTAGVSVGSLFIAGIIPGIFVGLVLMLTSYILAKRKGYTGAGQCFDIKKLPQALLKSIHALLVPVIILGGIYGGIFTPTEAGAVAVVYALFMEGLIVRSLSLKICWDILRKTALTTASIFLVVATATALGQIFLFHNVPDLMVEFLIGISENKYVVILIIIVFLLVMGTFMDALANILILTPLLLPVVKHFGMDPIHFGIVMIVTISMGFITPPVGVNLFVGCGISKISIERLSFAMLPFLIAMLIALLFLIFIPYLSLALL from the coding sequence ATGGTCTCGCTCTTTATTTTCCTGCTCCTTAGCTTACCTATCGGGGTAGCCATCGGCTTGAGTGTGCTCATAGGTATATGGACAGGCAATATATCATACGCGTTTATAATCCAGAAACTTTTTACTTCCTTAGACAATTTTCCAATCCTGGCAGTGCCTTTTTTTATTATGGCTGGGGAAATTATGATGAAGGGCGGTATGGCCCAGAGACTATTGGACCTCTCTCGTTGTCTAGTTGGACACATAACTGGAGGACTGGCACAGGTTACAGTACTTACAAGCATGTTTTTCGGCGCTTTGAGTGGATCCGCTCCTGCTACTACTGCCGCTGTTGGCGGCATCATGATTCCTTCCATGAAAAAAGAAGGGTATGATCTGCCTTTTGCTACTTCAGTAAGTACCGCTGCTGGATGTGTAGGTGTAATGATTCCTCCCAGTGTGCCCTTAATTATATATGGTACAACTGCAGGAGTTTCAGTTGGATCTCTCTTTATTGCGGGCATTATCCCCGGCATCTTTGTTGGCTTAGTCTTAATGCTGACATCCTATATATTGGCCAAGCGTAAAGGATATACAGGGGCAGGGCAATGTTTTGACATTAAAAAGCTACCCCAGGCACTTTTAAAATCTATCCATGCACTCCTGGTTCCAGTTATCATCCTTGGTGGTATTTATGGTGGAATTTTCACTCCCACTGAGGCCGGTGCTGTTGCCGTGGTCTACGCGCTTTTTATGGAGGGTCTGATTGTACGCTCATTAAGTTTAAAAATATGTTGGGATATTCTACGTAAAACTGCGTTAACTACTGCTTCAATTTTTTTGGTTGTTGCCACAGCAACCGCATTGGGTCAGATTTTTCTGTTCCATAATGTGCCTGACTTGATGGTAGAATTCTTAATTGGAATTTCTGAAAATAAGTATGTAGTGATACTCATTATTATCGTATTTCTGTTAGTTATGGGAACTTTTATGGATGCTTTGGCCAATATCCTTATCTTGACTCCTTTGTTGCTGCCGGTTGTTAAGCATTTTGGGATGGATCCCATCCACTTTGGTATAGTTATGATTGTAACTATTTCCATGGGCTTTATTACACCTCCGGTAGGCGTAAACCTTTTCGTGGGCTGTGGTATCAGTAAAATTTCCATAGAGCGATTAAGTTTTGCAATGCTGCCCTTTCTAATTGCTATGCTCATAGCACTTTTATTTTTGATATTTATTCCTTATTTGAGCTTGGCTCTGCTATAG
- a CDS encoding amidase, with amino-acid sequence MSTLLSNEILMYGLKGFAKRLRSGETTALHVTESCLTRIEALNPKLDAFVHIASEQALETARAIDSLLAAGVDLGPLMGVPVAVKDIIAVQGMPTRAGSCIDIADLIGQEGRFIKTLKSKGCIILGKTRTIEFAAGGQNTTHPTPWNPCDLDVHLTPGGSSSGSAVAMAAGLCGLALGSDTGGSVRAPAALCGVFGLKTTWGLWPLDGIFPLCPSMDSIGLLSATATDAACFFSALDSSESLKIPDIRGLRFGVPENHFFDDLDPMVQKTVENALQQIQDKGAILIPIDLPEAPEVKDIFAKMVSSDLLASIGEERYLRERENIDPVAVGRLDMARETKAAEYITLARRYEELGELGTKRLHGLDGFLCPTTPLLPQPLSQCLTPETAGAFTARSLHNTRPGNAYNLCAATLPLQSGSLPVGLQVHCSPGKERRLLEICMAFEKILDRPQTCSF; translated from the coding sequence ATGTCCACTCTGCTGAGCAATGAGATATTAATGTATGGTTTAAAAGGTTTTGCTAAGCGCCTGCGCTCTGGTGAAACTACCGCTTTGCACGTAACTGAGTCATGCTTGACCCGTATCGAAGCCCTGAATCCCAAGCTCGACGCATTTGTCCATATTGCATCTGAGCAGGCCTTAGAGACAGCTCGAGCAATAGATTCGCTACTTGCTGCAGGCGTTGACCTTGGCCCCCTCATGGGTGTGCCTGTCGCTGTAAAGGACATCATTGCGGTTCAGGGCATGCCCACCCGTGCCGGATCATGCATAGATATCGCTGACCTGATCGGCCAGGAAGGCAGGTTCATAAAGACCCTGAAAAGTAAAGGCTGTATAATTCTCGGAAAAACCCGAACCATTGAATTTGCTGCAGGAGGACAAAATACCACACACCCAACTCCCTGGAACCCTTGCGACCTGGACGTACACCTAACTCCAGGGGGCTCGAGCAGCGGCTCGGCAGTAGCCATGGCCGCAGGGCTTTGCGGTTTGGCCCTGGGCTCGGATACCGGAGGCTCCGTGCGCGCTCCGGCGGCCCTTTGTGGCGTCTTCGGCCTCAAGACTACCTGGGGACTCTGGCCACTGGACGGCATCTTTCCATTATGCCCCAGCATGGATTCCATCGGTCTGCTCTCTGCTACTGCTACCGACGCTGCCTGTTTCTTTTCAGCCTTAGACTCAAGCGAGTCCTTAAAAATCCCAGATATCCGTGGCCTTAGATTTGGCGTGCCAGAAAACCATTTCTTCGATGACTTAGACCCCATGGTGCAGAAAACCGTGGAAAATGCCCTTCAGCAAATCCAGGACAAGGGGGCAATACTAATTCCCATTGATCTGCCAGAAGCCCCTGAGGTTAAGGATATCTTTGCTAAGATGGTCTCCTCTGACCTCCTGGCCAGCATCGGAGAAGAACGCTATCTACGGGAACGTGAAAATATAGATCCTGTGGCTGTCGGAAGGCTGGATATGGCCAGGGAGACTAAGGCTGCAGAGTACATTACGCTGGCCCGACGCTATGAGGAACTGGGGGAACTCGGCACGAAGCGACTCCATGGACTGGATGGGTTTCTTTGTCCAACAACTCCTTTGCTGCCTCAACCGCTCAGCCAATGTCTCACTCCTGAAACTGCCGGTGCTTTTACTGCACGTTCATTACATAATACAAGACCTGGCAATGCTTACAACCTGTGTGCGGCAACACTGCCACTGCAAAGTGGCAGCCTGCCTGTAGGCTTACAGGTGCACTG